Proteins encoded within one genomic window of Gammaproteobacteria bacterium:
- a CDS encoding protein-L-isoaspartate O-methyltransferase, which translates to MNDAARQQMISQQVRAGSVLDAQVLQVMSEVPRERFVPAAYRRVAFADTAIPLPGGQEMLTPQVAGRILQALAITPADRILEIGTGSGFLSACLARLGAQVTSLEIRHELADAARRALHGAGATNCEVLTQDAFAWQPPGPFDCIAVTGSLPLPDTRFQEWLAPGGRMFVVVGEPPAMEAWLLKREEHGTVLGESLFETSLPPLDHAPRPDRFAF; encoded by the coding sequence ATGAATGACGCAGCCCGCCAGCAGATGATCAGCCAGCAGGTCCGTGCCGGATCGGTGCTCGATGCGCAGGTCCTGCAGGTCATGAGCGAGGTGCCGCGCGAACGCTTCGTGCCCGCCGCCTACCGCCGCGTGGCCTTTGCCGATACGGCCATACCGCTGCCGGGCGGCCAGGAGATGCTCACGCCACAGGTCGCCGGCCGCATCCTGCAGGCACTGGCCATCACCCCGGCGGACCGCATCCTCGAGATCGGCACCGGCAGTGGCTTCCTCAGCGCCTGCCTGGCCCGCCTCGGGGCGCAGGTAACCAGCCTGGAAATCCGCCACGAGCTGGCCGATGCGGCGCGCCGGGCCCTGCACGGCGCAGGTGCCACCAACTGCGAAGTCCTGACGCAGGATGCCTTTGCCTGGCAACCACCGGGCCCGTTCGACTGCATCGCCGTCACCGGCTCGCTGCCCCTTCCCGATACACGCTTCCAGGAGTGGCTGGCGCCGGGCGGGCGCATGTTCGTCGTCGTCGGCGAGCCGCCGGCCATGGAAGCCTGGCTGCTGAAGCGCGAGGAACACGGCACCGTGCTCGGCGAATCGCTCTTCGAGACCAGCCTGCCGCCGCTGGACCACGCGCCGCGCCCCGACCGTTTCGCCTTCTGA
- a CDS encoding GNAT family N-acetyltransferase: MREFGLFEGCLYLASGLLDRISRGRCRLVRYHIVAQPVPRPAPPPPNASLAVRLVAAGDPVTGQFPRERAVIARRFADGAECLVAESRGRFAGFLWIARRHYEEDEVRCRYELRDPGQCAWDFDVHVEPAFRLSRAFARLWEGANIHLAAGGVRWSLSRISAFNPGSLAAHRRLGIRRLASATFLVAGGLQLSLFSTAPFVHFGWSPHTRPILRLHPPAAS; this comes from the coding sequence TTGCGCGAGTTCGGCCTGTTCGAGGGCTGCCTGTACCTCGCCTCCGGCCTGCTCGACCGGATCAGCCGCGGCCGCTGCCGCCTGGTCCGCTACCACATCGTCGCCCAGCCGGTTCCACGGCCCGCGCCACCGCCGCCGAATGCCTCGCTGGCAGTGCGGCTCGTCGCTGCCGGTGATCCGGTGACCGGGCAGTTTCCACGCGAACGGGCGGTCATCGCGCGCCGCTTCGCCGACGGCGCCGAATGCCTCGTCGCCGAGAGCCGGGGACGCTTCGCCGGATTCCTGTGGATCGCCCGGCGGCACTACGAGGAAGACGAGGTGCGTTGCCGCTACGAGCTGCGTGATCCCGGGCAATGCGCGTGGGACTTCGACGTCCACGTCGAACCCGCGTTCCGCCTCAGCCGCGCCTTCGCCCGGCTCTGGGAAGGCGCCAATATCCACCTCGCCGCCGGCGGCGTGCGCTGGAGCCTGTCGCGGATCTCGGCGTTCAACCCGGGCTCGCTCGCGGCGCACCGGCGCCTCGGTATCCGCAGGCTGGCGAGCGCCACCTTCCTCGTCGCCGGTGGACTGCAGCTCTCGCTGTTCAGCACCGCGCCCTTCGTCCACTTCGGCTGGAGCCCGCACACGCGGCCCATCCTGCGCTTGCACCCTCCGGCAGCGTCGTGA
- a CDS encoding mechanosensitive ion channel yields the protein MDASADTLQAFFDRWTEPLALTQLVTLVVAVIAALVASRAAHRWQQRRARRPDAVRWRARLVEGLAMQAGFLAALLLMLTARAALAAGGLGTRLIDTALQLLAALMLVRLGVYLLRLLFGDRGWVRAWELRVTAVLWLVVASQLVGWFGMLESVLDAIDLLPGKAQFTLWALLKGLVVIGGFALIASVVARAIEQRVMRIESLAISTRIGITKSTYFSLVGLGVMLGINAAGVDLTALTVLTGAIGLGLGFGLQAIASNFVSGFVLLMDKSIKPGDVISFTGHTGTSTENFGWVEALRGRYVVVRDRDGVETLVPNQQLIMNPVINWSYSDRRIRLKLPVRISYRDDPELALEILLRATAGHRRVLHEPAPVSRLMQFNEIGMDLELRFWISDPQNGVNNVRSDVNRAIWRLFREAGITMPVAQREVLVYSADQGLPRGTAPALDAPAGKPR from the coding sequence ATGGACGCCAGCGCCGATACGCTGCAGGCTTTTTTCGACCGATGGACCGAGCCACTGGCGCTCACGCAGCTGGTGACGCTGGTGGTGGCCGTGATCGCCGCGCTGGTTGCCTCCCGCGCCGCGCATCGCTGGCAGCAGCGCCGCGCGCGCAGGCCTGACGCGGTCCGCTGGCGTGCACGGCTGGTCGAGGGCCTGGCGATGCAGGCCGGCTTCCTGGCCGCGCTGCTGCTGATGCTCACCGCGCGCGCCGCGCTGGCCGCGGGCGGCCTCGGCACGCGCCTGATCGACACCGCGCTGCAGCTGCTGGCGGCGCTGATGCTGGTGCGCCTCGGTGTCTACCTGCTGCGCCTGCTGTTCGGCGATCGTGGCTGGGTGCGGGCCTGGGAGCTGCGCGTCACCGCGGTGCTGTGGCTGGTGGTCGCCTCGCAGCTGGTCGGCTGGTTCGGCATGCTGGAGAGCGTCCTCGACGCCATCGACCTCCTGCCCGGCAAGGCGCAGTTCACGCTATGGGCGCTGCTCAAGGGGCTGGTGGTCATCGGCGGCTTCGCGCTGATCGCCTCGGTGGTGGCGCGGGCCATCGAGCAGCGTGTCATGCGCATCGAGAGCCTCGCCATCTCCACCCGCATCGGCATCACCAAGTCCACGTATTTCTCGCTGGTCGGACTCGGCGTCATGCTGGGCATCAACGCCGCGGGCGTCGACCTCACGGCGCTCACCGTGCTGACCGGCGCCATCGGCCTCGGCCTGGGCTTCGGTCTGCAGGCCATCGCCAGCAACTTCGTCAGCGGCTTCGTGCTGCTGATGGACAAGTCCATCAAGCCGGGCGACGTCATCAGCTTCACCGGGCATACCGGCACCAGCACCGAGAACTTCGGCTGGGTGGAGGCGCTGCGCGGCCGCTATGTCGTGGTGCGGGACCGCGATGGCGTCGAGACGCTGGTGCCGAACCAGCAGCTGATCATGAATCCGGTGATCAACTGGAGTTACTCGGACCGTCGCATCCGGCTCAAGCTGCCGGTGCGCATCAGCTACCGCGACGATCCGGAGCTGGCGCTGGAGATCCTGCTGCGCGCCACGGCGGGCCACCGGCGCGTGCTGCACGAGCCGGCACCGGTATCGCGGCTGATGCAGTTCAACGAGATCGGCATGGACCTGGAGCTGCGCTTCTGGATCTCCGACCCGCAGAACGGCGTCAACAACGTGCGCTCGGACGTCAACCGGGCGATCTGGCGCCTGTTCCGCGAGGCCGGCATCACCATGCCGGTCGCGCAGCGCGAGGTCCTCGTCTACTCCGCCGACCAGGGCCTGCCCCGCGGCACGGCCCCCGCGCTGGACGCGCCCGCCGGCAAGCCGCGCTGA
- a CDS encoding NrdJb, with product MSKISIDKKIVGYRVEGADARAAEAKAAKPAVREVSADGKVVRMHEKLERPEMLLGSTYKVKTPVSDHAMYVTINDIILNQGTEYEQRRPFEIFINSKNLDHYQWIVALTRLMSAVFRKGGDVTFMVDELKAVFDPRGGYWQPGGKFMPSIIAELGHIVERHLRSIGLLPADSLDEQQKRLVEMKRKEYEERNRQQDAFSKGHHPDGAQLCKVCNTTAVVMMDGCLTCLACGDSKCG from the coding sequence ATGTCGAAGATCAGCATCGACAAGAAGATCGTCGGTTACCGGGTGGAGGGTGCCGATGCCAGGGCCGCGGAGGCGAAGGCCGCGAAGCCGGCCGTCCGCGAGGTCAGCGCCGACGGCAAGGTCGTGCGCATGCACGAGAAGCTGGAGCGCCCGGAGATGCTGCTCGGCTCCACCTACAAGGTGAAGACGCCGGTCTCCGACCACGCCATGTACGTGACCATCAACGACATCATCCTCAACCAGGGCACGGAGTACGAGCAGCGCCGGCCGTTCGAGATCTTCATCAACTCGAAAAACCTCGACCACTACCAGTGGATCGTCGCGCTCACCCGGCTCATGTCCGCGGTGTTCCGCAAGGGCGGCGACGTGACGTTCATGGTGGACGAGCTCAAGGCGGTTTTCGACCCGCGCGGTGGCTACTGGCAGCCTGGTGGCAAGTTCATGCCGTCGATCATTGCCGAGCTGGGCCATATCGTCGAGCGGCACCTCAGGTCGATCGGCCTGTTGCCCGCGGACTCGCTCGACGAGCAGCAGAAGCGCCTGGTGGAGATGAAGCGCAAGGAGTACGAGGAGCGCAATCGCCAGCAGGATGCCTTTTCCAAGGGGCACCATCCCGACGGCGCCCAGCTCTGCAAGGTCTGCAACACCACCGCCGTGGTGATGATGGACGGCTGCCTCACCTGCCTCGCCTGCGGCGACTCGAAGTGCGGGTGA
- a CDS encoding EAL domain-containing protein, whose amino-acid sequence MTDFWLVGSLALGCVGLAGIAGVLWLALRRQASHLAALQKDVMDVAETASFGKRVDYPRNIPGLAGLGETINRLFDALQTRDRQVREREVLFADLANTMPEAVVVHRERIIFANRVAAGLLGVTPEQLVGRPVTDLVRPAYRAMTRSAVTRRLAGEILPENMEVQLINGEEAGMWAEVSGGVIDYRGQRAILTIARDISYRKNLETSLGRGKQQAQVTLESIGEGVITADASGLIDYMNTAAEKLTGIARELAIGRRMPDIVKLVDEADRRDLGDPIQRCLSDRRRVNMGRRAMMLSTAGGKELSIELTASPIKGPGEVIAGAVVIMHDVSEMRGLTKRMSYQATHDALTGLMNRREFERRLEEALQSVREQDVTHVLCYLDLDRFKPVNDSCGHVAGDALLRAIAALIRDKVRESDAVARLGGDEFGVLLLGCPLEKARQIADDVCTAVRDYRFTWQDKVFQIGVSIGLVEIGRDSASIEDILGAADSACYVAKQEGRGQVHVYSARDEVSARQRGEIYWLRQLQAALKENRLELHVQPVLSVAGKPAQGPAMEVFLRLTDETGKLVQPREFLQAAERYHLMGSLDRWVVRTTLAAMGQGTIRVPENRSCSINLSGQSLGEDDFLEFVVECLDHSQVPPSQLCFEVTETALMADPERAARFASVLHGMGCQFGLDDFGSGVGALASLRGLDIDYLKIDGAYTRELRGDTVNGQVVAAITRLARTIGFKVVAEQVETQADFDALREMGVDFIQGYYIERPQRIGEAGAVSMAVH is encoded by the coding sequence ATGACCGATTTCTGGCTGGTCGGCTCGCTGGCACTCGGCTGCGTCGGCCTCGCCGGCATCGCCGGCGTGCTCTGGCTGGCGCTGCGCCGCCAGGCCAGCCACCTCGCGGCCCTGCAGAAGGACGTCATGGATGTCGCCGAGACGGCATCCTTCGGCAAGCGGGTGGACTACCCGCGCAACATCCCCGGCCTCGCCGGCCTCGGCGAGACCATCAACCGCCTGTTCGACGCGCTGCAGACGCGCGACCGGCAGGTGAGGGAGCGCGAGGTGCTGTTCGCGGACCTCGCCAATACCATGCCCGAGGCCGTGGTCGTGCACCGCGAGCGCATCATCTTCGCCAATCGCGTCGCGGCGGGATTGCTCGGCGTCACGCCCGAACAGCTGGTGGGCCGCCCGGTGACCGATCTGGTGCGCCCGGCCTACCGTGCGATGACCCGCAGCGCCGTCACCCGGCGCCTGGCCGGGGAGATCCTCCCGGAGAACATGGAGGTGCAGCTGATCAATGGCGAGGAGGCCGGGATGTGGGCCGAAGTCAGCGGTGGCGTCATCGACTACCGCGGCCAGCGCGCCATCCTCACCATTGCCCGCGACATCAGCTACCGGAAGAACCTCGAGACCAGCCTGGGGCGCGGCAAGCAGCAGGCGCAGGTCACCCTGGAGTCCATCGGCGAGGGCGTCATCACCGCGGATGCCAGCGGCCTCATCGACTACATGAACACGGCGGCGGAGAAGCTCACCGGCATCGCCCGCGAGCTCGCCATCGGCCGGCGCATGCCGGACATCGTCAAGCTGGTCGACGAGGCCGACCGGCGCGATCTCGGCGACCCCATCCAGCGCTGCCTCAGCGACCGCCGCCGCGTGAACATGGGCCGGCGCGCCATGATGCTCTCGACCGCCGGCGGCAAGGAGCTGTCCATCGAGCTGACCGCCTCGCCCATCAAGGGGCCCGGGGAGGTCATCGCCGGCGCGGTGGTGATCATGCACGACGTGTCCGAGATGCGCGGCCTCACCAAGCGCATGAGCTACCAGGCCACGCATGACGCATTGACCGGCCTGATGAACCGCCGCGAGTTCGAGCGGCGCCTGGAGGAGGCGCTGCAGTCGGTGCGCGAGCAGGATGTGACCCACGTGCTCTGCTATCTCGACCTCGACCGCTTCAAGCCGGTCAACGACAGCTGCGGCCATGTCGCCGGCGACGCCCTGCTGCGGGCCATCGCCGCGCTGATCCGCGACAAGGTGCGCGAATCCGACGCCGTGGCGCGGCTGGGTGGTGACGAATTCGGCGTGCTGCTGCTCGGCTGCCCGCTGGAGAAGGCCCGCCAGATCGCCGACGACGTCTGCACCGCGGTGCGCGACTACCGCTTCACCTGGCAGGACAAGGTCTTCCAGATCGGCGTCAGCATCGGCCTGGTGGAGATCGGCCGCGACAGCGCCTCCATCGAGGACATCCTCGGCGCGGCGGATTCCGCCTGCTATGTCGCCAAGCAGGAGGGTCGCGGCCAGGTGCACGTCTATTCCGCCCGTGACGAGGTATCCGCGCGGCAGCGGGGCGAGATCTACTGGCTGCGGCAGCTGCAGGCGGCCCTCAAGGAGAATCGCCTGGAACTGCATGTGCAGCCGGTCCTGTCAGTGGCCGGCAAGCCGGCGCAGGGGCCGGCCATGGAGGTGTTCCTGCGCCTCACCGACGAGACGGGCAAGCTGGTGCAGCCGCGCGAGTTCCTGCAGGCTGCCGAGCGCTACCACCTCATGGGCAGCCTCGACCGCTGGGTGGTGCGCACCACGCTGGCAGCGATGGGCCAGGGGACGATCCGCGTGCCCGAGAACCGCAGCTGTTCCATCAACCTGTCGGGGCAGAGCCTGGGCGAGGATGATTTCCTCGAGTTCGTGGTCGAGTGCCTGGACCACAGCCAGGTGCCGCCGTCACAGCTGTGCTTCGAGGTGACGGAAACCGCGCTCATGGCCGATCCGGAGCGGGCCGCGCGCTTCGCCAGCGTGCTGCACGGCATGGGCTGCCAGTTCGGCCTCGACGACTTCGGCAGCGGCGTCGGCGCGCTGGCCAGCCTGCGCGGGCTGGACATCGACTACCTGAAGATCGACGGTGCCTACACGCGCGAATTGCGCGGCGATACCGTCAACGGCCAGGTGGTGGCGGCGATCACCCGGCTGGCGCGCACCATCGGCTTCAAGGTGGTCGCCGAGCAGGTGGAGACACAGGCCGACTTCGACGCCCTGCGCGAGATGGGCGTGGACTTCATCCAGGGGTACTACATCGAGCGGCCGCAGCGCATCGGCGAGGCCGGGGCAGTGAGCATGGCTGTCCACTGA
- a CDS encoding cytochrome c: MTFRTHGMMLPFALAALVVAPGCAPKKPADAPPAASAPAAAPAPAQTPAATDTASSPAPAATTATSTAEGEKVFQTYCVSCHGTTGKGDGPASAGLNPKPADFADAMFKYDVDGNGSKGDIADIKAIVHDGAAKHGGSPLMAPWPMISPDQLQSLAEYVKSLHRS, translated from the coding sequence ATGACTTTCCGTACCCACGGCATGATGCTGCCGTTTGCGCTGGCCGCACTGGTCGTTGCACCGGGCTGCGCACCGAAGAAACCCGCCGACGCGCCCCCTGCCGCCAGTGCCCCGGCCGCAGCGCCGGCTCCGGCCCAGACGCCGGCTGCAACCGACACCGCCAGTTCGCCGGCACCCGCCGCGACCACGGCTACGTCGACCGCCGAGGGCGAGAAGGTCTTCCAGACCTATTGCGTCAGCTGCCACGGCACCACCGGCAAGGGCGATGGCCCGGCGTCGGCGGGCCTCAATCCCAAGCCGGCGGACTTCGCCGATGCCATGTTCAAGTACGACGTCGACGGCAATGGCAGCAAGGGTGACATCGCCGACATCAAGGCCATCGTCCACGACGGCGCCGCCAAGCACGGCGGCTCGCCGCTGATGGCCCCCTGGCCGATGATCTCCCCGGACCAGCTGCAGTCGCTCGCCGAGTACGTCAAGTCGCTGCACCGCTCCTGA
- the hldE gene encoding bifunctional D-glycero-beta-D-manno-heptose-7-phosphate kinase/D-glycero-beta-D-manno-heptose 1-phosphate adenylyltransferase HldE, which translates to MSLAIPDFSTVRALVAGDVMLDQYWFGPTSRISPEAPVPVVKVTQSQARPGGAANVAVNLASLGVRTTLAGVVGQDAGGGLLRQALGERGIALDFVESGARPTITKLRVLSRNQQLIRLDTEDAFGPEESRLLLERVRRGAAAASVCILSDYGKGSLLEMTALVDVARAARLPVLVDPKGTDFARYRGATLLTPNLAEFEAVAGTASSDANLAARARRMRDDLGLEALVVTLGERGMMVVTGAAEAVFMPARAREVFDVTGAGDTVIAALAAGLGAGMTLTDAAALANVAAGIVVRKIGVASATPMELRQELHEHGLGGRGIVAREDIARTIGEARARGERLVMTNGVFDILHAGHVGYLEEAKARGDRLLVAVNDDESVRRLKGPERPVNPLADRMAVLAALAAVDWVVPFSEDTPAALIGEVLPDVLVKGGDYRPEDIAGGPAVIAHGGRVEVLPFREGRSTTRILEAIRKRR; encoded by the coding sequence ATGAGCCTCGCCATCCCCGACTTCTCCACCGTCCGGGCACTGGTCGCCGGCGACGTCATGCTCGACCAGTACTGGTTCGGGCCCACCTCGAGGATCTCCCCCGAAGCCCCCGTGCCGGTGGTCAAGGTCACGCAATCCCAGGCGCGGCCCGGCGGCGCGGCCAACGTCGCCGTCAACCTCGCCAGCCTCGGCGTGCGCACCACGCTCGCGGGCGTCGTCGGCCAGGATGCGGGCGGCGGCCTGTTGCGCCAGGCACTCGGTGAACGTGGCATCGCTCTGGACTTCGTCGAGTCGGGCGCCCGTCCCACCATCACCAAGCTGCGCGTGCTGAGCCGCAATCAGCAGCTGATCCGCCTCGATACGGAAGACGCTTTCGGCCCGGAGGAGTCCCGCCTGCTGCTGGAGCGCGTGCGCAGGGGAGCCGCCGCGGCCTCCGTGTGCATCCTTTCCGATTACGGCAAGGGCAGCCTGCTCGAGATGACCGCGCTGGTTGACGTGGCGCGAGCGGCACGGCTGCCGGTGCTGGTGGACCCGAAGGGCACCGATTTCGCGCGCTACCGTGGCGCCACGCTGCTGACCCCCAACCTGGCGGAGTTCGAGGCTGTGGCCGGGACGGCCAGCTCGGATGCGAACCTGGCGGCGCGCGCGCGGCGCATGCGTGACGATCTGGGGCTGGAGGCGCTGGTGGTCACCCTGGGCGAGCGCGGCATGATGGTGGTCACCGGCGCGGCCGAGGCCGTGTTCATGCCGGCCCGCGCCCGCGAGGTGTTCGATGTCACGGGCGCCGGCGATACCGTGATCGCCGCGCTGGCGGCCGGCCTCGGCGCCGGCATGACGCTGACGGACGCGGCGGCGCTCGCCAACGTCGCCGCCGGCATCGTCGTGCGCAAGATCGGCGTTGCCTCGGCGACGCCGATGGAACTGCGCCAGGAACTGCACGAGCACGGGCTGGGTGGCCGCGGCATCGTCGCTCGCGAGGACATCGCCCGCACCATCGGCGAAGCCCGTGCCCGGGGCGAGCGCCTGGTGATGACCAACGGCGTCTTCGACATCCTGCATGCCGGCCATGTGGGTTACCTCGAGGAGGCCAAGGCCCGCGGCGATCGGCTGCTGGTCGCGGTCAACGACGATGAGTCCGTGCGCCGCCTCAAGGGCCCGGAACGGCCCGTCAATCCGCTGGCGGACCGCATGGCGGTGCTGGCGGCCCTGGCCGCTGTGGACTGGGTGGTGCCGTTCAGCGAGGACACACCGGCCGCCCTCATCGGCGAGGTGTTGCCCGACGTCCTGGTCAAGGGTGGCGACTACCGGCCTGAGGACATCGCCGGCGGGCCGGCGGTCATCGCCCATGGCGGGCGGGTCGAGGTGTTGCCGTTCCGGGAGGGCCGCTCGACGACGCGCATCCTGGAAGCCATCCGCAAGCGGCGCTGA
- a CDS encoding TolC family outer membrane protein, producing the protein MASRISGLGLCALLLIAPFARGDTLWEVYQLARQNDPQLREAEATRMATREGKPQALGALLPQISATGDFGQTQTNGDRSGVSFGSIFGTTISNTRTDQTDWGLQLRQTVFRWDQWVRYRQADKQSLQADMDYRVAELALYTRVADAYFNVLAAEDTLAANVAAREAIGRQLEQAQKRFEVGLIAITDVQEAQAGYDQAVAAEIVAKRQLANSKEALREIVGDSPGVLAKPKDDLPLIPPDPADENQWVEVALQQNLGLQSAQLGADIARDNISIARSGHLPTVDLVMSRSDSSQDGKTNGSFTSNNNTSLSIGSTSFDQTSDLISLQATLPIFSGGATSSKVQQAVYQHRASKERLERTARETERSTRDAYQAVITDISGVKALQQALKSAQTALQATEAGFEVGTRTTVDVLDARRLLYQAETNYARSRYDYIVDVLKLKQAAGTLGDEDVQRANAWLSSAPAPAEATPAPAAAPAQQQ; encoded by the coding sequence ATGGCATCCAGAATCAGCGGTCTCGGGCTTTGCGCCCTCCTCCTCATCGCACCCTTCGCCCGGGGCGACACCCTCTGGGAGGTCTACCAGCTCGCCCGCCAGAACGACCCGCAGCTGAGGGAGGCCGAAGCCACCCGGATGGCCACCCGCGAGGGCAAGCCCCAGGCGCTGGGCGCCCTGCTGCCGCAGATCTCGGCCACGGGCGACTTCGGGCAGACCCAGACCAACGGCGACCGCAGCGGCGTGTCCTTCGGCTCGATCTTCGGCACCACGATCTCCAACACCCGCACGGACCAGACCGACTGGGGCCTGCAGCTGCGCCAGACCGTGTTCCGCTGGGACCAGTGGGTGCGCTACCGCCAGGCCGACAAGCAGTCGCTGCAGGCCGACATGGACTACCGGGTGGCCGAGCTCGCCCTGTACACCCGGGTGGCCGATGCCTACTTCAACGTGCTGGCCGCGGAAGACACCCTGGCGGCCAATGTCGCCGCCCGCGAAGCCATTGGCCGCCAGCTGGAGCAGGCCCAGAAGCGCTTCGAGGTCGGGTTGATCGCCATCACCGACGTGCAGGAAGCGCAGGCGGGATACGACCAGGCGGTGGCCGCCGAGATCGTCGCCAAGCGCCAGCTTGCCAACAGCAAGGAAGCGCTGCGCGAGATCGTCGGTGATTCTCCCGGCGTACTCGCCAAGCCGAAGGACGACCTGCCGCTGATCCCGCCCGATCCGGCCGACGAGAACCAGTGGGTCGAGGTTGCCCTGCAGCAGAACCTGGGCCTGCAGTCGGCACAGCTCGGCGCCGACATCGCGCGCGACAACATCAGCATCGCCCGCTCCGGGCACCTGCCGACGGTGGATCTGGTGATGAGTCGCAGCGACAGCAGCCAGGACGGCAAGACCAACGGCAGCTTCACCAGCAACAACAACACCAGCCTGAGCATTGGCTCGACATCCTTCGACCAGACCTCCGACCTCATCAGCCTGCAGGCCACCCTGCCGATCTTCAGCGGCGGCGCCACCAGCTCGAAGGTGCAGCAGGCGGTGTATCAGCACCGCGCCTCCAAGGAACGGCTGGAGCGCACGGCACGCGAGACCGAGCGCTCGACGCGCGATGCCTACCAGGCGGTGATCACCGACATCTCCGGAGTAAAGGCGCTGCAGCAGGCATTGAAATCAGCCCAGACGGCGCTGCAGGCCACGGAAGCCGGCTTCGAGGTCGGCACCCGCACGACCGTCGATGTCCTCGATGCGCGCCGCCTGCTCTACCAGGCCGAGACGAATTACGCCCGCAGCCGCTACGACTACATCGTCGACGTCCTGAAGCTGAAGCAGGCAGCGGGTACGCTCGGCGACGAAGACGTGCAGCGGGCCAACGCCTGGCTGTCGTCGGCACCCGCGCCGGCGGAGGCGACCCCGGCGCCCGCCGCGGCCCCTGCCCAGCAGCAATAG
- the waaA gene encoding lipid IV(A) 3-deoxy-D-manno-octulosonic acid transferase: MAGGSRCCRSGRAARRRASWKPSASGAEPRTVRLAYILLSWLLAPVFVGHLLWRSLSQPGYRRRIGERFGFGFERLPAPSIWIHAVSVGEVTAAAPLLRTLRQRFPATPIVVTTMTPTGSQRARDLFGSTVTHCYVPYDAPGSVRRFFDWARPELAVVLETEIWPNLYSECGRRSVPLVLASARVSVKSLRRYRILFGLIRDTLAHGIVIGAQSVADAERFRALGANRDRTHVTGNIKFDFELGPAVAGRGREFRALHAPGRAVWIGASTHQDEEQVLIEAHREVLRQDPSALLILVPRHPERFVAVAALLERAGLATVTRSSGLTCAPETQVFLGDSMGELTLLYAASDVAFVGGSLVQVGGHNLLEPAALGLPSITGPYNFNAPDIADLLMERGATTVARDAGGIAREVLALLADPAERSRRGQAGLDALASNRGAVNRLLALVEPLAVPPADG; encoded by the coding sequence ATGGCGGGCGGGTCGAGGTGTTGCCGTTCCGGGAGGGCCGCTCGACGACGCGCATCCTGGAAGCCATCCGCAAGCGGCGCTGAACCCCGCACCGTGCGCCTGGCCTACATCCTGCTGTCCTGGCTGCTGGCGCCGGTGTTCGTCGGGCACCTGTTGTGGCGCAGCCTGAGCCAGCCCGGCTACCGGCGGCGCATCGGCGAGCGTTTCGGCTTCGGCTTCGAGCGGCTCCCTGCGCCGAGCATCTGGATCCATGCGGTGTCCGTGGGCGAGGTCACGGCGGCCGCACCGCTGCTGCGGACGCTGCGGCAGCGCTTCCCGGCCACGCCCATCGTCGTCACGACCATGACGCCCACCGGCTCGCAGCGGGCCCGCGACCTGTTCGGCAGCACGGTCACCCACTGCTACGTTCCCTACGATGCCCCCGGGTCGGTACGCCGCTTCTTCGACTGGGCGCGGCCCGAGCTGGCGGTGGTGCTGGAAACCGAGATCTGGCCGAACCTCTACTCCGAGTGCGGCCGGCGCTCGGTGCCGCTGGTGCTGGCCAGCGCGCGGGTCTCGGTGAAGTCGCTGCGCCGCTACCGCATCCTGTTCGGCCTGATCCGCGACACCCTGGCCCATGGCATCGTCATCGGCGCGCAGAGCGTGGCAGACGCCGAGCGCTTCCGTGCGCTGGGCGCCAACCGCGACCGCACCCACGTGACCGGCAACATCAAGTTCGATTTCGAACTGGGCCCGGCCGTGGCCGGGCGCGGTCGCGAATTCCGCGCACTGCATGCGCCGGGCCGGGCGGTGTGGATCGGCGCCAGCACGCACCAGGACGAGGAGCAGGTGCTGATCGAGGCACATCGTGAAGTGCTGCGCCAGGATCCGTCCGCGCTGCTGATCCTGGTGCCGCGCCACCCGGAGCGCTTCGTTGCGGTCGCGGCGTTGCTGGAGCGCGCGGGGCTGGCGACCGTTACGCGCAGCAGCGGGCTGACCTGCGCCCCGGAGACCCAGGTCTTCCTCGGCGACAGCATGGGCGAGCTGACCCTGCTCTATGCCGCCTCGGACGTGGCCTTCGTCGGCGGCAGCCTGGTGCAGGTCGGCGGCCACAACCTGCTGGAGCCGGCAGCGCTGGGCCTGCCTTCCATCACCGGGCCCTACAACTTCAACGCGCCGGACATCGCCGACCTGCTGATGGAACGCGGTGCGACGACGGTGGCACGGGATGCCGGCGGGATTGCCAGGGAGGTCCTCGCATTGCTGGCGGACCCGGCCGAGCGCAGCCGGCGCGGGCAGGCGGGCCTGGATGCCCTGGCCAGCAACCGGGGCGCGGTCAACCGCCTGCTGGCCCTGGTGGAGCCGCTGGCGGTACCGCCGGCCGACGGCTGA